The Thalassoglobus sp. JC818 genome segment GCGCAATGGATCAGGGAAGTTTTTCTCATAATGCCCCAGAAACACCTGAACCCGTTCGTTTACGGCATGATCTTTCAATCAATCGCCGTATCGGAGCTGCCCCTGACTTGTCTGAAGCAACTCACACAAACAATCATGGCGCCTTCTCAAATCAACCGGCATCACAATCCCAGCATCGTACAATCTCGCAATGAGTCAGGCTGTTCAAGTTTGACAAGACAGCCTGATTTCCAATGGCGAGTCGGTAGACCAGACAGAGTGAAACGCAGAGAATCGGATGGTCGCCCTTTTTTGAGTAAGAGACTCTTATGAATTCACTTGAGTACGCCAGCGAGTTGATCAAATTTCCGTCGGTGAGTTCGACTTCCAACGTTGAAGTTACGGACCAGATCGCAGACTGGCTGCGGTCGATCGATGTGACAGTTGAGCGGATCGACTACACCGATCACAAAGGAATCGCCAAATCGAATGTGGTCGGCAAGCTTGGTTCCGGAACCGGCGGGCTGGCGTATTTTGGACATTCTGATGTGGTCCCCGCCGACGATTGGGTGATTGAGGAGCATGGGCCCTTCTCCCCGACGATCAAAGATGGACGACTTTACGGACGCGGAAGCACTGACATGAAAGGTTCGGTCGCGTGCTTTATCTCGGCAATGAAACAGTTCCGAAACCGAACTCTGTCCGCCCCCGTCTACTTCTGTTGCACCGCAGACGAAGAAGTCGGAATGCTTGGTGCTCAGCAGGTCGTTGAGCGATCCAAACTCTACCAGGAAATGGTCGAGGGCCAGACACGAGCGATCATCGGAGAACCGACTCGTTTTGAAGTCGTTCATGCTCACAAAGGAGGTTGCTTGATTAAGGTGACCGCTTCCGGAAAAGCTGCTCACTCCAGCACGAAAGAAGGAATCAACGCGAACTGGAAAATGATTCCGTTCCTGTCGGAAATGTGGGAACTGAACAACGAAATGGAAACTGAAACCGCATGGCAGAATCCAATGTTCAACCCTCCAACGATGACGATGAATCTCGGCATCAATGATCACACTCATGCTGTGAACATCACCCCTCCACAAAGCGTATGCACGATCTACTTTCGTCAAATGCCAGGCATAGATGCGACTCCGATCATCGATCGCGTCCGCGACACATGCGATCGATTCAAGCTAAAGATGGAAATCGTCTTTCAAGCTCCGCCGTTCGATATTGATCCCGAATCGCCATTCGTTCAGGAGTGCCTCAAGTTCTCACCAGAGAAGAGCCCGAAGACCGTCTCATACGGTACAGACGGTGCCTGGTTTGGAGCACTCAAACAGGCCGTCGTGTTCGGTCCCGGCAGCATCGCTCAAGCACACACACACGATGAGTGGGTCAAACTCGAAGATCTCGAACACGGCACGCAGACTTATTCTCAGATGATCGACAACTGGTGCTCTTAGAGCGGGCTTGAGGGTCTGTACGTATTCGAATTCGTTCCGGAAAACTCACACGACTGACAACAATCGCAACGAGTTGAAATCAGGAAGCCAAATGATGCGAAGTTTCGGCCGAACGTTTCTTGTGATCGCCACCCTCTTCCCATCGCTGACATTTGCCTGGGAGGGTGTGCTCGACGATTCCAACTCATGGCCTCTTCCTGAACAAACCGATCCGCTCTCGGACAATGCCCTTCTCGATCTGCGAGATCTCAACGAAGCGGAGTCAGGACAGAGCGGATTCGTTCGACTCTCAGCGGACAAGAACGACTTCGTCCTCGGAGATGGAACACCGGCAAGGTTCTGGATGGTCGGCACAGATGCTCATCGCTTCCCGCCCGAACAGATGGATCACCACGCCCGCTGGCTGGCCAAGTTGGGCGTCAACATGGTTCGACTTCACGTCACAGTGTGCGATCGATCACCCGGATCGAAGATCACGGACGTCGACGAAGAATTGATCGACGGCGTTTTCCGATTCATCCAGTCCGCAAAACAGAACGGAATTTACGTTCTTCTGTCGCCGTTCTATGCCCATTTCGATGCTCCCGCCAGTTGGAACCTGCCCGGCGGAGAAGTTGATATGGAAGGATTGTTGTTTATCGATCCGACGCTGCAAGATGCGTACGAACATTGGACGCAAACACTCTATACACGCGTCAATCCTTACACCGGATTGGCTATCAAGGACGATCCGACGGTCGCCATTCTCCAAATCCACAATGAGGATTCGCTTCTCTTCTGGACGATGCAGCGGCTTCCAGATCACCATCGAGAAATGCTGTCCGAACACTTCTCCAACTTCCTCGCCGAACGTTACGGCTCGACCTCAGCAGCCTGGGATGCCTGGGGAGACGGCTGGAAAGGGAACGACCCGTTGGATGACCCGCAAAACGGGCGAATCGCTTGTTTGAAGATCTACGATTTAACAACTGATGGAGAAGGCGCTTTCGCCAAGCGGCAACGCGATACAGCTGAGTTCCTTGCCAAGTTTCAATTTGAGTTTTATCGCGAAATGGGAACCTACCTGCGAGATGAACTCGGCTGTCAGCAACTGCTCAATGCGACGAACTGGCGAACAGCCAATGATGAGAAGCTGAAAGCTTTAGAGCGTTATTCGTATCACGCTCTCGATATTGATGCGGAGAACGAATACGTCGGCTCAGACTTTCAGCATCAAGGTCCTAACGATGGATACCGAATCGACCCCGGCGACTACCTGGTCAACGAGTCGGTGCTCTCCAAGCCATTCGAGATGTGTACGAACTTTCGGCAGCACGTGGGGTATCCATTCATTGTCACTGAGACAGCCTGGAAAAATCCCAACCGATATCAAAGCGAGGGTCCATTTCTGGTCGCCGCCTATCAAAGCCTCAACGGTCTTGACGGGGTGGCGTGGTTTTCATGTCAGACACCTGAATATGAACGAGACCCGCTGAAGCCGTTCTGGCGGACAGGCGACCAGTTGTCGACTCACAAGTGGAACCATTGCTACCCGGCAATGATGGCCGGATTCCCAGCAAATGCACTGTTATACCGTCGAGGCGATCTGAAACAAGCCTCGCCCATCGTCATCGACAGTCGAACTTTCGAAGAGATCTTCAACCGTGAGATCCCACGAATCGCAGACAACGAAGCCTATGGAGATCAACGCAACTTGCCGGACCTCAACGCAGGCTGGTCTCCCGATGGTGATGAAGTGAACCGGGCAGCCTTCTTGATTGGGCCGGTTCAAACAACGAAATCTGAGGAGAGCAGTCCGCAAGTTCCTCCAGATCTCACTCCTTTTTTCGAACCTCAATCGGGAACGATTACCAGCTCTACCGGAGAACTGAAGTGGGACTATCGCCGCGAACTGTGCACCATGGACGCTCCGAAAGCACAGGGAGTGACAGGCTTCTTAAGGCAGAACGGCGGAGTTTTCGAATTGTCTGATGTGACGATTGAGAGCAAAAACGAATATGCCACCATCAACGTCGTGAGCCTCGATGACCAGCCCATTCAAGACTCAAAGAAACTCTTGATTCAAGTCGTCACTGTTAATCGATTGACTGGCTTTGAGACTCAGCC includes the following:
- a CDS encoding M20 family metallopeptidase; the protein is MNSLEYASELIKFPSVSSTSNVEVTDQIADWLRSIDVTVERIDYTDHKGIAKSNVVGKLGSGTGGLAYFGHSDVVPADDWVIEEHGPFSPTIKDGRLYGRGSTDMKGSVACFISAMKQFRNRTLSAPVYFCCTADEEVGMLGAQQVVERSKLYQEMVEGQTRAIIGEPTRFEVVHAHKGGCLIKVTASGKAAHSSTKEGINANWKMIPFLSEMWELNNEMETETAWQNPMFNPPTMTMNLGINDHTHAVNITPPQSVCTIYFRQMPGIDATPIIDRVRDTCDRFKLKMEIVFQAPPFDIDPESPFVQECLKFSPEKSPKTVSYGTDGAWFGALKQAVVFGPGSIAQAHTHDEWVKLEDLEHGTQTYSQMIDNWCS